The window GTTCCCGTAATTGAAAATATAGACAGAATAACAACTATAGATTTTATAATTAATTCAATCGCTGAAACTTATGGAGGTTTGAATAATGTTAGAAAAGACAAAAGTTAAAGATTTAATGACAAAAGATGTTTTAACAGTTGAATGTGAAGAAGCAACTGTTTTCGCTTTTGAAAAGTTAATGAAGCATAAGATAAGTGCAATGCCTGTTGTTGACAATGGAAAAATGGTTGGTATCGTAACCGCTACAGACTTAGGCCATAACTTGATTTTAGACCATTATCAATATGGTACCAAAGTGAAATCCGCTATGGTTAAGGATGTTGCATGTGTGTCTTCTGAAGATACCATTAAAGATGCAGTTTCTGTAATGTTTGATAAGGCTCCTGGAGATAGCATTATTAACCAATTGCCTGTTGTTGATGATGGTGAGCTTGTAGGTATCATATCTGATGGAGATATTATTAAGATATTAAAAGAATACTTATAAATTTCTTTTTTGTTTATTTCCTTATTTTAATTATATTTCCATTTCTTCTTATCTTTAATTAATTCTATTTTTATAAATTCTATTTTATCAATCCTATTTTATTAATTCTATTTTATCAATCCTATTTTATTAATCATATTTTTATCAATTTCATTATTCTAATTCAATTTTTTTAATCTATTTTTCGCTGTTTTAGTGTCAATTTTATTTTAATTTTTATAAGACTCCCATTATGCTACTGTTTTTTTAAATAAAGCCATTTTAATTGAAATATTTTTTAATTAATAAACTTTATATAAGATTAATATAATATATTATAATTGGCTAGACTGGAGGGTTAGGAGTCCTCTGTAAGCACAAATCTCCTTTGGTGCAGTCGAAATG is drawn from uncultured Methanobrevibacter sp. and contains these coding sequences:
- a CDS encoding CBS domain-containing protein gives rise to the protein MLEKTKVKDLMTKDVLTVECEEATVFAFEKLMKHKISAMPVVDNGKMVGIVTATDLGHNLILDHYQYGTKVKSAMVKDVACVSSEDTIKDAVSVMFDKAPGDSIINQLPVVDDGELVGIISDGDIIKILKEYL